The Larus michahellis chromosome 16, bLarMic1.1, whole genome shotgun sequence genome has a segment encoding these proteins:
- the CLDN19 gene encoding claudin-19, giving the protein MGGGARELAGYLAALGGWVAALAAAVLPQWRQSSYAGDAIITAVGLHEGLWMSCAAQSTGQVQCRLHDSLLSLDVHIQTSRALMVISLLLGFFGIIVSVVGMKCTKVGEEDPVTKSRIAVAGGVLFILSGLCTLAAVSLYATQVTYEFFRESTVPVNARYEFGSALFIGWGAASLTVLGGSLLCCSCPPKERRGQQYYRQSQPSTAREPPVKMSSSPARGEQRI; this is encoded by the exons atGGGCGGCGGGGCTCGGGAGCTGGCCGGGTACCTGGCGGCCTTGGGCGGGTGGGtggcggcgctggcggccgccgTGCTGCCGCAGTGGAGGCAGAGCTCGTACGCCGGGGACGCCATCATCACGGCCGTGGGGCTCCACGAAGGGCTGTGGATGAGCTGCGCCGCCCAGAGCACCGGGCAGGTCCAGTGCCGCCTCCACGACTCGCTCCTCTCCCTCGACG TTCACATCCAGACCTCCCGGGCTCTCATGGTCATTTCTCTCCTCCTGGGCTTTTTCGGCATCATCGTGAGCGTGGTGGGCATGAAATGCACCAAAGTCGGTGAAGAGGATCCCGTGACCAAGAGCCGCATCGCTGTTGCCGGTGGTGTCCTCTTCATCCTCTCCG GTCTGTGCACGTTGGCCGCCGTGTCCTTGTACGCAACGCAGGTGACCTACGAGTTCTTCAGAGAGAGCACCGTCCCCGTCAACGCCAG GTACGAATTCGGCTCGGCTCTCTTCATCGGCTGGGGGGCCGCCAGCCTCAccgtgctgggggggtccctcctgtgctgctcctgcccccccaAGGAGCGGCGAGGACAGCAGTACTACCGGCAGTCGCAGCCTTCCACGGCTCGGGA ACCCCCTGTAAAAATGTCTTCTTCacccgccaggggagagcagcGCATATAG